A segment of the Babesia microti strain RI chromosome II, complete genome genome:
AGGCCAAACCtgcatatatattgttGATTACCCTTCCTCTGTAGATCCGTTTAATTGTGCGGTTTGTTCataattagataatttatatagggtaactttttaaatatatgattacCTAGGCCAGAGTTGTTTTGTGTTGCTAGGATGCCTATATCTATAGATGAAGCTTTGAGTCTGTATTAGGAGTGTTATTAACCTGTTAACTTCACCTTGGTGCGGgattttggcaatttgtgAGCAAATTccttcattttcaatttctgGCACAGGAAACCCATCATAATCTACGTCACACACTTCTACATTGTAGAATATGTCAAGGAGAGTGACTACCTGCACAATTGGAGTAGCATTTAAGTTTTTCATCTAATGCTTCTGAAGGCAACAATGCCTAGGTAACTATTGGATTACCCGGTAGATCATGATAAAATTCTGTTCACCTTCTGGGGCATTGGATCCTGTTGCAATAAACTGATGGCAAATGCCATCGAGGCTGAATTAAGGGGATATCACTTTTTTGGCAGGGGGAGAGGGAGAGATTCCAAGCTAAGTACTTGAGTTGGTGTGTTGCAGGATGCGATAAAGTCATATAGAACCTTTGTGTTCATTATCCAGTTCTTCCTCTCCATCAGCTTAATGTCCTGGTCAGCTTGCATCTTTAATCTTAATACAAGTGTTTGCCACACATTATCTGAccatatacataatttaaGTTTTTTCCCACAATTTCAATCTATAAGCTATTTACAATCAGTGTTCCACTTTAGCAACTACTGTTTAATTTGTAACACATAATTACATTGGCACCACATAATTACCACTTAATTGTTTAACAACTTACTCGATTACATATCagattttatatcatctgcacaatttttaattacatatataacatattcaGTGCCTAAGGCtcattaaattgtttttctTTAACATTCACCTCACTGTATTGCTGAATTTGAATTAACTATCCCTTCATTCGTTATGAAATACAGTAATATATAGAATATGCACATGATTATACACATACACTACATATGTATTGCGATTACTAAAATTCATTTGCGATACTCTGTGTTACACACGAACTTTCTTAaaagattaaaaattattggaTGGGATATAAAAgacaaacaattcaaaGCTACCCCCATGCCCTAAAACTGCGATATGAATATACATTTCTGGCGCAGAATAATCACCCCTCAATATAATAGCTTTGGGTCTCATTATCAACCTTGTTTGGCATAACTGTAACAAACTATCTCCATTTATCGCCCATACCTTGAGTGCCAGATCCCAGCCCGCGGTAAAAATATACCCACCATGACAGCTAATACATCTGATAGAATTGGTAAGTCGTGTTGCAAATTTCACCGAAAAAGTGCTTGCATCTGTAACAATTAGCTGTTCATCATCTCCACAAGTAACTATGTAGTTGCCAGTTATAGCAATGCAATTTATACCGTTCTGATGCACTCTAATCGCATATTCAGTATAGTCGTTGATGTTGCCATCGACAAAGTTTATGGTTCTGATAAAACCCCTGCTGGTGCCAACAATAACACCTGTAACTGTTGATACAAGAGATAATGGCGTGCATTCCAAAGTAAACTTCTTTACGAGTTCCATTACAACTGGGCAATGGGATATTTTATACACGTTTATTGTAGAATTTGACAACCCACATATCAACTGCATCTCATGATTACCAATTAAAGGTACCATAGCGTTTACCCTAACACGTAACAATTCAGTGCCATCCGATATAAGTGAGCAGGCCTGTTCCACTAGATGCTGATcgtataatttaataataccAGCACCACCTACCGCAATAAATTCATCCATGCTACACATACACCTAATAGGACATGGAAAGGCCACGGCCTTCTGTACCTTGACTGGCCTAGAGGCCAGGGGCACTAGGTACTTTACTTGACCCCCCTGCTTCGAAACCCAGTCGTCATCACCACTGTAGAAATGACTTCCATCGGCCCACGGTGGCGATTGAATGGACAACAAGCGTATATAACCATCCCTGCCACCGACTACCAGTTTATCCACTGATACTGATCCACCATTGGCCCATAGACCAGAATACAAGTCTCCATAAGGGAACCAAGGATTGATCGAATAAGCCTCAGCTTGACAGATATACATTCTCAGGACTCCTCCAACTGCATAGGCAAGCGTGCTACCGTTGTTGGTAGTTGTCAAATGCAAAGGTCTCCTAGGCCCACCACAATCGTGGCTCCATAACTCAACCTTATCGTCgatattataatatactgCAGTTGTACCCCTGAACCCCAAAGCATGCATACAATTGTCAATTGTTATACTGTATATGTGTTGTAAATGTTCGATCTTCATACTGTTTATTTGTTGGAGTTCTAAGGTCCATTGAGAAATGATGCCATCAGTGCTGCTAGTGTATATATTACTTCTGTGGCAGTTTATACAggtaattttttcattatgTGCCTTTATACGTCTCATTTTTGATACTTCCCCGTGATATATGTTACCAAATTCGTCACCTAATATTGCGATTGTTGGGTTCGTGGATAATATAAGTCCTGATGTTAATTTACCATAGCGTTTTACAAATGGTAATTTGAATGACTCTACATATGCGTATTTCCCATAAGAGTCTAGTTTATCAAGTTTAATACAGGCCAAATTGCCCAAGTTGTCAACGCATATAACCTGCTTATCATCGCCCTTAACCTTAGGGGGAAGGTAGATGTTTCCAACCCTATGTTGAAAACACTTGAACGCCTTATAATCCATTCCTGTACAATCGGAATCATCGTATgttattgaaaaaatatgtatttgtCCATACAAATCTCCAACAAAAATCCTGTCAAACCCAACACTTATAACAGATGATACGAATCCGCTTCCTTCGTTCCAATCTACAACTGAATCCTCTCCGTTTGAATAACTGTTGAATATGGAATGATTATTAAACATTGTCAATTGGCATAGATATTCCAAAGTTTTAAATATGCCGcccaatttatcaacattCTCGATAATCAaacttgtaaatttttcCTCGTCATCACCGGCATAAGCTACATTACCAATGGAATCAACTTCCTCAGCAACATACGTCAAATCTTCATCACAAGATCGCTGTAGCCTGATTATTACGCCCTTAAATTTGTCCACTGTTTTCCTGAATCTATCATTAAGCAATTTTATCGGTATATTATCTGTGATCTTTCTGTACGAATTCAGATCACTCCTTAGTTTTGAAAGCTTTCTCCAAACCTTTCCAACCGCAACTCCACCTAAATCGTTATTTTTAGATATTctagtgatatattttggcaCAGACAATTTCTTAATTCTATCACCAATTCTAGAGTAAACCTGGCCATTATTGgtcaatatatacattatttcATCGTGATTacaaatacatttaatcCAATCGTCACCACTATCTGCTATTTCATATTCATCCATTTTAACCTGATTATCTATACTCTTTATGCGCAAATTGCCATCCTGTGAGCCAAAGGAAACCCACTCATTAaaagttgataaatttgttatggGCGTTGGGTCCCTTGTAGAGTGTGTTTGCAGTAATTTTCCTTCAATATCCCAAAAATAAATCTTCCCACTGGAATCACATGTGATGATCATTTGTTTGCCTGAACTTTCAATGGCTATACAATCCCACACTTTACCCGGATGGTCTAACACCGCTTTGGCATTCAATTCTGGATTAGACCAAATAATAACACTCCTATCTTCACTGGCAGTAAGAAGGTATTTAccattgaaaatgaatttactCCTAAATACAATGCCCCTATGTACGCTTTTAGTAGAACCACCTTCCACAATATCGATGTTATTTAGTGACAaagtaaattgtttaatatagttgattgttgtaaaaattaGATCCACCTCATTAGGAAATATGTTAATTGCAAGTGAAGTTGCTAggcaaaattttttacctGGAAATGatccaattaattgtaactttggaaattttagtAGGGAAATAGATAAATCTGACATCCCTATAACCACCAATTCACCAACTTTCCTAAAATTCAATAACCAAAACtcacatttatatttattgaattcATAATCGTTCAATGATATTGTTGTGATTGTTTGTATACCcgaaataattaaatatccAGCATACATACCAGTGTCATTGTCATCATTTGTGGGATggtatgaaatttttagtatAGTAGAGCTGAGCGGTTTAAGTGTAAGCGTATTTAACCATTCGATGCCTTTGTACTCGTAGAATCTGATCAAATTACCAGAAGCAAGTACCAAACACGAGCGACTTAGCCAACAATGATCATTGACCGCATAGCTACCgcagatatattttatcataacGCACTCATCCACTAacacatattatatatttactacATTTATCATGACTACCTGCAATATCTACAATAACTGTGGTGACATGTCCACACTTGTGGTGTAGGTGCATGGGTGATAAAAATTAGGCGATAAAATctgtgtaaatatattcaaaaaatgtCATCTACGGTTGCTACCGGCCTTAGGCTTTGGTTTGACGTATTCCTCCCTCAACTGAACGATCTGCAGCGTCCTGCTGCTGCTGCTCATCAGATTTCTGTTCAAGCCCTAAATGACATAACTAATACCTTATGCCAATCATAGGAAGTGGCATAGGCCAAAAAGTTGTGCTCGGAATTGAATTTAACATCCACAATTGGAGAATCCATAGTGTTGAACATCTTGACTCTTGTCTTATTCTCTTTGTCCCAAATGGTGAAATTGCCATCTCCTCCCTTGAAGATAAATTAAGGACTTACCCCTGTTACAAAAGTGCCATATTTACCATAGAAGTCTATACCATTAACGGGGTAAACATAAGTGCCCTTTCCATTTAGATCTGTGCGGTGGCATTTGAATGAAAAGTTGCGCCCTCTTCGTGAGTTATGTTATTTACAAAACAATCATTTGTttcaaaaatcaaattggTGAAGGGGTATggataataaattgtttattaaaGAATAAATGCtttgatataaaaatccccataaatatttatagaacctcaaaaaaaaattttttttaatgtaataaacGGATTGTTTACCTGTGAGAAGGTGAAAAATAGTTGACAACACACCTCCCTCCTATGCTAGTAAATCCAGCGCCAGATTCATCTCCAACTTCAGGAAATAGGGCCAGTGCTCTAACTTGGGTGCGAAGTGATGAATCTAGGGGGATCGTGTTTGTATCATTTAGATTGTTTACATTCCAATAGTTTGCCCTGAGTTTACTATCAGCTGTGCAAATAATGTTAGATTTGAAATCCATTGCGAAGATCTTGGAGTTCAACATTCTGCTCCATGCTGGATTTTGCTGTCTCATGTCCCATATAGCAACCATTCCATCCCAGCCGcctaaacaattattttggtACAATCAATAAAACAGCTcttataaacatatattatgtaacaaatattaagtaaatatcaaaaaattatctgaaatttcatgaaataaaaatactTACCAGTAATAACAGCATTCTGCTGGGGAAAGTGATAAACTCCAATTACCGGTTTTTGATGCTAACTgaaacaaaaattacttGACCAACAATTACTCCCGCCTGGTTACCACTGGTCAGATCAAACGCCCTAACAGTATTATCACATGAGCCCGCGAATAGTTTTGTGTTATCCTACATGAATACATCATTatagttatttaaaaatgcgTTGTCCATTAGTTTGTttgatatcaataaaatcaattgGCAAACAATTCACAAACACATCTCTGTAAAATCGTAGGACATTTAACAATGTTTTACACTGTAATATGTTCATATACTTACTTGTGAAAAGCCTATGGAAAGTATAGGGGCGTTGGACATATAAGAAACTTTAAATGTGGAGCTTAAATTAGATCCGAATGAGCTGGAAATTTGCCAGACTCTTAGCGTCTTATCCCAACTTCCGGCTGCGATGAAAAGGGAGTTTGGCGGGTTGGACTAGATTAATCTACAAATACCCATCTAATACTAGAAATTGAATCATCAGGTATGTTGGTAAGGCAAAGTGGTTTGGGATTATCACCCAAATTACGATTATACGCCATTATTCCCCACCACACTCAGCATCTGCTTATCCGCATACGTACCCTTAGCAACTTCTTCCTCTCCCTAGATAGGCTTGACGGTTCAACTTCATCATCTTCATCCGAAACAATCATATCAGCTTTGGCAGCCAATTTTGAAAGGGATGATCGTGCCCTTTTACTTTCCTAGGTCAATCATTAGTCACATATATAACTTCTTTCGCCAATATGTGTAGTTATCCGATGAAGATAACATATGTCATTTTAC
Coding sequences within it:
- a CDS encoding hypothetical protein (overlaps_old_locusTagID:BBM_II00215), with the translated sequence MIKYICGSYAVNDHCWLSRSCLVLASGNLIRFYEYKGIEWLNTLTLKPLSSTILKISYHPTNDDNDTGMYAGYLIISGIQTITTISLNDYEFNKYKCEFWLLNFRKVGELVVIGMSDLSISLLKFPKLQLIGSFPGKKFCLATSLAINIFPNEVDLIFTTINYIKQFTLSLNNIDIVEGGSTKSVHRGIVFRSKFIFNGKYLLTASEDRSVIIWSNPELNAKAVLDHPGKVWDCIAIESSGKQMIITCDSSGKIYFWDIEGKLLQTHSTRDPTPITNLSTFNEWVSFGSQDGNLRIKSIDNQVKMDEYEIADSGDDWIKCICNHDEIMYILTNNGQVYSRIGDRIKKLSVPKYITRISKNNDLGGVAVGKVWRKLSKLRSDLNSYRKITDNIPIKLLNDRFRKTVDKFKGVIIRLQRSCDEDLTYVAEEVDSIGNVAYAGDDEEKFTSLIIENVDKLGGIFKTLEYLCQLTMFNNHSIFNSYSNGEDSVVDWNEGSGFVSSVISVGFDRIFVGDLYGQIHIFSITYDDSDCTGMDYKAFKCFQHRVGNIYLPPKVKGDDKQVICVDNLGNLACIKLDKLDSYGKYAYVESFKLPFVKRYGKLTSGLILSTNPTIAILGDEFGNIYHGEVSKMRRIKAHNEKITCINCHRSNIYTSSTDGIISQWTLELQQINSMKIEHLQHIYSITIDNCMHALGFRGTTAVYYNIDDKVELWSHDCGGPRRPLHLTTTNNGSTLAYAVGGVLRMYICQAEAYSINPWFPYGDLYSGLWANGGSVSVDKLVVGGRDGYIRLLSIQSPPWADGSHFYSGDDDWVSKQGGQVKYLVPLASRPVKVQKAVAFPCPIRCMCSMDEFIAVGGAGIIKLYDQHLVEQACSLISDGTELLRVRVNAMVPLIGNHEMQLICGLSNSTINVYKISHCPVVMELVKKFTLECTPLSLVSTVTGVIVGTSRGFIRTINFVDGNINDYTEYAIRVHQNGINCIAITGNYIVTCGDDEQLIVTDASTFSVKFATRLTNSIRCISCHGGYIFTAGWDLALKVWAINGDSLLQLCQTRLIMRPKAIILRGDYSAPEMYIHIAVLGHGGSFELFVFYIPSNNF
- a CDS encoding mRNA export factor (overlaps_old_locusTagID:BBM_II00220), whose product is MAYNRNLGDNPKPLCLTNIPDDSISSIRWSNPPNSLFIAAGSWDKTLRVWQISSSFGSNLSSTFKVSYMSNAPILSIGFSQDNTKLFAGSCDNTVRAFDLTSGNQAGVIVGQHQKPVIGVYHFPQQNAVITGGWDGMVAIWDMRQQNPAWSRMLNSKIFAMDFKSNIICTADSKLRANYWNVNNLNDTNTIPLDSSLRTQVRALALFPEVGDESGAGFTSIGGRCVVNYFSPSHRGRNFSFKCHRTDLNGKGTYVYPVNGIDFYGKYGTFVTGGGDGNFTIWDKENKTRVKMFNTMDSPIVDVKFNSEHNFLAYATSYDWHKGLNRNLMSSSSRTLQIVQLREEYVKPKPKAGSNRR